From Leptolyngbya sp. KIOST-1, one genomic window encodes:
- a CDS encoding bestrophin family protein, with protein MPDQTIKRSLRRYEQDWFRLLFRIQGSVIPAVMPRVLLCAVFSVGILLLYARGWPLASPILGSLVPSLVLGLLLVFRTNTSYERFWEGRKLWGSVVNLTRNLARQMWVAIETPQPADHAAKVAAVRLLPAFAVAMKLHLRGEPPDGELASLLTADQFAKLRQMNSPPLEIAFWVADYLQAQQGRGTLNPYQLTYCLETLDDLVDALGGCERILKTPMPVAYSIHLKQLLMLYCLALPFQMVDTVGWGTPFLVALISFAVFGIEEIGIEIENPFGHDPNDLPLDAICLTMQQNIEDLISLVPGVGRSPFPTPPKLTT; from the coding sequence GTGCCCGATCAAACCATCAAACGCAGCCTTCGGCGCTACGAACAGGACTGGTTCAGGCTGCTGTTTCGCATCCAGGGGTCGGTGATTCCGGCGGTGATGCCCCGGGTATTGCTGTGCGCCGTGTTTTCGGTGGGCATTTTGCTGCTGTATGCCCGGGGCTGGCCGCTGGCCTCGCCCATTTTGGGGTCGCTGGTGCCCAGCCTGGTGCTGGGTCTGCTGCTGGTGTTTCGCACCAACACCTCCTACGAGCGGTTTTGGGAGGGGCGCAAGCTGTGGGGCAGCGTGGTCAACCTCACCCGCAACCTGGCCCGGCAGATGTGGGTGGCGATCGAGACGCCCCAGCCCGCCGACCACGCCGCCAAAGTGGCCGCCGTGCGTCTGCTGCCGGCCTTCGCGGTTGCCATGAAGCTGCACCTGCGGGGCGAGCCGCCCGACGGCGAGCTGGCCAGCCTGCTCACCGCCGACCAGTTTGCTAAACTGCGGCAGATGAACAGTCCGCCCCTGGAGATTGCCTTCTGGGTGGCGGACTACCTGCAAGCCCAGCAGGGGCGCGGCACCCTCAATCCCTACCAGCTCACCTACTGTCTGGAGACGCTGGATGACCTGGTCGATGCCCTGGGCGGCTGCGAGCGCATTCTCAAAACCCCCATGCCGGTGGCCTACAGCATTCACCTGAAGCAGCTGCTGATGCTGTACTGTCTGGCCCTGCCGTTTCAAATGGTGGATACGGTGGGCTGGGGCACGCCATTCCTGGTGGCGCTGATCAGCTTTGCGGTGTTCGGCATCGAGGAAATCGGCATTGAGATCGAAAACCCCTTCGGCCACGACCCCAACGATCTTCCCCTGGACGCGATCTGCCTCACCATGCAGCAAAATATCGAGGACTTGATCTCGCTGGTGCCGGGAGTGGGGCGATCGCCATTCCCTACCCCACCTAAGCTGACCACCTGA
- a CDS encoding class I SAM-dependent methyltransferase has translation MRAIHTIAPEQPFQSILEVGGGQGGLTALLYPKAQVTNLDLDPQFAKAACNQKPNVTFVCGNAAQLPFPDHSFDAVTMFDVLEHIPDDAAAISEALRVLKPGGYLLVSTPDRSIWRFPYYAIFKPLCPAEESVMAEWGHVRRGYTLDDLKQRISIPYQRHATFINSFTVIGHDIAFSKLSKVSRYLLLCLLNPVIWLAYWFHQSQSPGTEIASLWQKPTK, from the coding sequence ATGCGGGCTATTCACACCATAGCCCCCGAACAACCCTTTCAATCCATTCTGGAGGTCGGTGGTGGCCAGGGGGGGCTAACAGCGCTGCTCTATCCCAAAGCCCAGGTCACTAACCTGGACCTGGACCCCCAGTTCGCCAAGGCGGCTTGTAATCAAAAACCAAACGTGACCTTTGTCTGTGGAAATGCCGCCCAACTTCCCTTTCCCGACCATTCGTTTGACGCCGTCACGATGTTTGACGTACTGGAACATATCCCAGACGACGCAGCCGCGATTTCTGAAGCACTCCGAGTCCTTAAACCCGGTGGCTATCTCTTAGTCAGCACCCCAGATAGGTCGATCTGGCGCTTTCCCTACTACGCGATCTTCAAACCCCTCTGCCCAGCCGAAGAAAGCGTCATGGCAGAGTGGGGGCATGTGCGGCGGGGCTATACCCTTGACGATCTAAAGCAACGGATCTCGATACCTTATCAACGGCATGCAACCTTCATAAACTCATTCACCGTAATTGGTCATGACATTGCTTTTTCTAAGCTCTCAAAGGTCAGCCGCTATTTGCTACTCTGCCTGCTAAACCCAGTTATTTGGCTAGCCTACTGGTTCCACCAGTCTCAAAGTCCTGGCACTGAAATAGCGTCGCTTTGGCAAAAGCCGACCAAGTAG
- a CDS encoding glycosyltransferase family 2 protein, whose amino-acid sequence MTASASHRWIICHIDLSQGLPELPQPTQAQGLYLVLWWHHIPLGHLELLAGQLPLTAAQWLPLALPMITATVGSGLRQQGFEAPLPEVKRVTPLPFCTDLLAMNLPLHRLLSQTQAVAAAAQATVSVVICTRDRPQSLARCLRSLQGLITPAHEIIVIDNAPTSEASQQLVEQFPGVLYCREPRPGLSVARNRGIAIATGEIIAFTDDDVEVHPHWLEQLRTAFHNPRVMAMTGLILPARLETEAEEVFQRGSSGFGWGYRPLIFDSFFFEKLKPYGVPVWRIGAGANMAFRREVFNQLGGFDERLGAGASGCSEDSEYWYRVLAAGWTCRYQPTAVVSHYHRADFTSLSQQMTAYMRGHVAALLVQMGRHRHWGNLYRLFICLPKHYAKQITFGFLHGFRGKYLTVFTEMGGCLSGIVYYLRHRSDPISTPKVPQIQAQTSQVSASSH is encoded by the coding sequence ATGACTGCTTCTGCCTCGCATCGATGGATCATCTGTCACATTGATCTCAGTCAGGGCCTGCCGGAGCTGCCCCAACCAACCCAGGCCCAGGGTCTTTACCTGGTGCTTTGGTGGCACCACATTCCCCTTGGCCATCTAGAGCTGTTGGCGGGGCAGTTGCCCCTAACCGCTGCCCAATGGCTCCCTCTGGCGTTACCAATGATTACCGCCACGGTGGGGAGCGGGTTGCGGCAGCAGGGGTTTGAAGCTCCCCTGCCAGAGGTCAAGCGGGTTACGCCATTGCCTTTTTGTACAGATCTTCTGGCTATGAATTTGCCTCTGCACCGGCTGCTGAGCCAAACCCAGGCAGTGGCTGCCGCTGCCCAGGCAACGGTTTCAGTGGTGATCTGTACCCGCGATCGCCCCCAGTCGCTGGCTCGTTGTCTGCGATCGCTGCAGGGTCTCATCACTCCTGCCCACGAAATCATCGTTATCGACAATGCCCCCACCTCCGAGGCTAGCCAACAACTCGTCGAGCAATTTCCTGGGGTGCTCTACTGTCGAGAACCTCGGCCTGGATTGAGTGTGGCTCGTAACCGGGGGATCGCGATCGCCACCGGAGAGATCATTGCCTTTACCGACGACGATGTAGAAGTCCATCCCCATTGGCTTGAGCAATTGCGGACGGCCTTTCACAACCCTCGGGTGATGGCTATGACCGGATTGATTTTACCGGCCCGCCTGGAAACCGAGGCGGAGGAAGTATTTCAGCGCGGTTCTAGCGGGTTTGGCTGGGGCTATCGGCCCTTGATCTTCGACAGCTTCTTCTTCGAGAAATTAAAACCCTATGGTGTGCCAGTGTGGCGAATTGGAGCTGGGGCCAATATGGCCTTTCGACGAGAGGTTTTTAATCAGCTAGGGGGTTTTGACGAACGCTTGGGAGCCGGGGCCTCTGGATGCAGCGAAGATTCGGAATATTGGTACCGGGTTTTAGCGGCTGGATGGACTTGTCGGTACCAGCCCACGGCGGTAGTCTCACATTACCACCGAGCCGACTTCACCAGTCTTAGCCAACAGATGACTGCTTACATGCGTGGCCATGTGGCCGCGCTACTAGTTCAGATGGGCCGCCATCGCCACTGGGGAAATCTATATCGACTGTTTATCTGCCTGCCTAAGCACTACGCCAAACAAATTACCTTTGGCTTCCTACACGGTTTTCGAGGCAAGTACCTCACTGTTTTTACAGAAATGGGCGGTTGTTTGAGCGGCATTGTCTACTACCTTCGCCACCGATCCGACCCGATTTCAACCCCAAAGGTGCCTCAGATCCAGGCCCAGACGTCCCAGGTTTCGGCATCCAGCCACTGA
- a CDS encoding glycosyltransferase family 2 protein, translated as MSYAIVQLEVTQPLPPVTLTAEHSGVALVLRRRDRLIGQLLREVATPGTISPPQLETWIAESVGPKILQESLQDELQPSSVPLEPPSLTVAICTKDRPDNVARLLNTLVPLQRAAGEPQFDILVVDNAPSDDRTQAVVATFPSVGYAQEPRAGLDFARNCALHTATTGWLAFLDDDVTVDRQWFQGWQEAWAENPDAGAITGLVLPYELETPAQILFERRGGFGRGFEKIRYSQVLPNNPLYPCGAGMFGAGCNMAFRRQVLLELGGFDEALDTGKPLPGGGDLDMFYRVVRAGHPLVYEPQYAVYHQHRWDISQLRHQYWTWGLGFMAFVTKSIQSDPAMGSRFYRLMVWWLQDQLWQLQQSVIGRHVLPPPMILAELWGGLVGSVGEYQRSLRRVEAIRRQSP; from the coding sequence ATGTCCTACGCCATTGTCCAGCTAGAGGTCACCCAACCCCTGCCCCCGGTCACGCTCACCGCCGAGCACAGCGGGGTGGCGCTGGTGCTGCGCCGTCGCGATCGCCTGATTGGCCAACTGCTCCGGGAGGTCGCCACCCCCGGCACAATTTCCCCACCCCAGTTGGAAACCTGGATCGCTGAGTCCGTTGGCCCCAAAATTCTGCAAGAGAGCCTGCAGGATGAGCTACAGCCCTCGTCTGTCCCGCTCGAGCCGCCGTCTTTAACAGTGGCCATTTGCACCAAAGATCGACCCGACAACGTGGCGCGACTGTTGAACACCCTCGTTCCCCTCCAGCGGGCAGCGGGTGAGCCCCAGTTTGACATTCTGGTGGTGGACAACGCCCCCAGCGACGATCGCACCCAGGCGGTAGTGGCCACGTTTCCCTCTGTTGGCTACGCCCAAGAGCCCAGGGCCGGGCTCGACTTTGCTCGCAACTGCGCTCTCCACACCGCCACCACCGGGTGGCTGGCCTTCCTCGACGACGATGTGACGGTGGATCGCCAGTGGTTCCAGGGGTGGCAAGAAGCCTGGGCTGAAAACCCCGATGCCGGAGCCATCACCGGGCTGGTGCTGCCCTACGAGCTGGAGACTCCGGCCCAAATCCTGTTTGAGCGCCGGGGTGGCTTCGGGCGTGGCTTTGAAAAAATTCGCTACAGCCAGGTGCTTCCCAATAATCCGCTCTACCCCTGCGGGGCCGGTATGTTTGGCGCTGGCTGCAATATGGCGTTTCGGCGGCAGGTACTGCTGGAGCTGGGCGGCTTCGACGAAGCGCTGGATACCGGCAAGCCCCTGCCCGGTGGCGGAGATTTAGATATGTTCTACCGGGTCGTCAGAGCAGGGCATCCCCTGGTCTACGAACCTCAGTATGCGGTGTACCACCAGCACCGTTGGGACATCAGCCAGCTGCGCCATCAGTACTGGACCTGGGGGCTGGGCTTTATGGCGTTTGTGACCAAGTCGATCCAGAGTGACCCTGCCATGGGATCGCGCTTTTACCGACTGATGGTCTGGTGGTTACAGGATCAGCTCTGGCAGCTACAGCAAAGCGTAATTGGTCGTCACGTGCTGCCACCCCCCATGATTTTGGCCGAGTTGTGGGGCGGACTGGTGGGTAGCGTTGGTGAGTACCAGCGATCGCTGCGTCGAGTTGAGGCCATTCGAAGGCAGTCCCCATGA
- a CDS encoding ABC transporter ATP-binding protein, which produces MTREFTAINRLLPLLQGYRWAIPTVIVVGLLASIFEGLSISLFIPVLQSLMQGDNQPADGGVLLQTLFRLVGNISPADRLWVLPALIMACILVKNLFSFGNRVLSGWLQHQVSHRLRSRVFNQLLRVGYSHIETCDSGQLMNTLAGETWRTGEAVAKLIALITVLCTIGVYAVLLLLISPALTLGIGVVMAVISLIVQRVTRYIDRLGRQSVRANADLGVHMYEGLVGMRTIRAFGREDHEQAKFDHTSGRVRRAFWHLDMLAGTVQPLYEILSALLVLLILVLAVRYDRAFLPTLLTFLFMLYRLQPQMQIMDIYRTELQAAAAAIDDVLNFLSTADKPYIQTGALPFGGLRQALRLEGVSFAYPGQSPVAVNQVTLTIPMGKTTALVGPSGAGKTTLIHLICRFYDPLAGKIWVDGQPLPSLSLTDWREHLAIVSQDVHIFNATVADNIAYGRLDATREEIVAAAQQAHAHGFIAQMPQGYDTPVGDRGMRLSGGQRQRLALARAIVRNPDLLILDEATNALDSISEHLIQEALTLFSRDRTVIVIAHRLSTIEQADQIVVLDQGRVAEQGSLSDLLGQNGLFRRMYGLQNPVFTP; this is translated from the coding sequence ATGACGAGAGAATTCACCGCTATCAACCGACTGCTGCCGCTGCTGCAGGGCTACCGTTGGGCCATCCCCACCGTAATCGTGGTGGGCCTGTTGGCTTCGATCTTCGAGGGGTTGAGTATCAGCCTGTTTATTCCGGTGCTGCAAAGCCTGATGCAGGGTGACAACCAACCGGCAGACGGCGGTGTGCTGCTACAAACGCTGTTTCGTCTGGTGGGGAATATTTCCCCTGCCGATCGCCTATGGGTGCTGCCGGCGCTGATCATGGCCTGTATTCTGGTCAAAAACCTGTTCAGCTTTGGCAATCGGGTGCTGTCTGGCTGGTTGCAGCACCAGGTCAGCCATCGACTGCGATCGCGGGTTTTCAACCAGCTGCTGCGGGTGGGCTACAGCCATATCGAAACCTGCGATTCGGGCCAGCTGATGAACACCCTGGCCGGAGAGACCTGGCGCACCGGCGAGGCCGTGGCCAAACTGATTGCCCTGATCACCGTCCTCTGCACCATCGGGGTCTATGCCGTGCTGCTGCTGCTAATCTCCCCCGCCCTCACGTTGGGCATTGGGGTAGTGATGGCGGTGATCTCGCTGATCGTGCAGCGGGTCACCCGCTACATCGACCGTCTGGGGCGGCAGAGCGTCAGGGCCAACGCCGACCTGGGCGTTCATATGTACGAGGGGCTGGTGGGCATGCGCACCATTCGAGCCTTTGGGCGAGAAGACCACGAGCAGGCCAAGTTTGACCATACCTCCGGGCGGGTGCGGCGGGCCTTCTGGCACCTGGATATGCTGGCCGGCACGGTGCAGCCCCTCTACGAGATTCTCTCCGCCCTGCTGGTGCTGCTGATTTTGGTCCTGGCGGTGCGCTACGATCGCGCCTTTTTACCGACCCTGCTCACCTTTTTGTTTATGCTCTACCGGCTACAGCCGCAGATGCAGATAATGGACATCTACCGCACGGAACTCCAGGCGGCGGCGGCGGCAATTGACGACGTCTTGAACTTCCTCTCCACCGCCGACAAACCCTACATTCAAACCGGAGCCCTGCCCTTTGGCGGGCTGCGGCAGGCTCTGCGCCTGGAGGGGGTGAGCTTTGCCTATCCTGGCCAGTCTCCGGTGGCGGTCAACCAGGTGACGCTGACGATTCCCATGGGGAAAACCACGGCCCTGGTGGGTCCTTCGGGGGCGGGCAAGACAACTCTGATTCACCTGATCTGCCGATTCTACGACCCACTGGCGGGCAAAATCTGGGTTGATGGTCAGCCGCTGCCCTCCCTCAGCCTGACCGACTGGCGCGAACACCTGGCAATCGTCAGCCAGGACGTGCACATTTTTAATGCCACGGTGGCCGACAACATCGCCTACGGACGGCTCGACGCCACCCGTGAGGAAATTGTGGCGGCGGCCCAGCAGGCCCACGCCCACGGGTTTATTGCTCAGATGCCCCAGGGCTACGACACTCCGGTGGGCGATCGCGGCATGCGGCTCTCAGGCGGGCAGCGGCAGCGCCTGGCCCTGGCCCGCGCCATCGTTCGCAACCCCGACCTGCTGATTCTCGATGAAGCCACCAACGCCCTCGACAGCATCTCAGAGCACCTGATTCAGGAGGCGCTGACGCTGTTCAGCCGCGATCGCACAGTGATTGTGATTGCCCACCGGCTCTCCACCATCGAGCAGGCCGACCAAATAGTTGTGCTCGACCAGGGTCGGGTAGCAGAACAGGGCAGCCTCAGTGATCTGCTGGGGCAGAACGGTCTGTTCCGCCGGATGTACGGTCTTCAAAATCCTGTGTTTACGCCCTAA
- a CDS encoding glycosyltransferase family 2 protein — protein MAPSPLVSVVVPAFNAAAFLAKTLRSVCEQTYQNLEVLVVDDGSTDATAAIVREFMTTDGRVRLLQKPNSGVADARNLGIRHSRGEFIAPLDADDLWQPENLEKQVGYLVQAALTVAMTYAWSFNIDEDDHLTGGFHVAWWQGDVYLPLTLRNFIANASAVVIRRRCLETVGFYDPSLRGQQAQGCEDLELYLRLAARYQVGLVPEFLIGYRQVADSMSRHLQVMEKSQRLVLASIHRENPELYQRVKRWSMRNCYAYLAHQSHRSDRYDESQGWLMQALRTDGAMTLLSHDFYVLSLMNRLKRLRPAATAGAATVTPRRQPPWLNRGTLLGLALLKEMFPARLYERARLRSLRSQTPQSLALAAGQNAP, from the coding sequence ATGGCCCCTTCCCCTCTGGTGTCCGTCGTCGTACCGGCCTTTAATGCCGCCGCATTTCTTGCTAAAACGCTGCGGTCTGTGTGTGAGCAGACCTACCAGAACCTGGAGGTGCTGGTAGTAGACGACGGTTCGACCGACGCAACGGCCGCGATCGTGCGTGAATTTATGACCACCGATGGGCGGGTACGGCTACTGCAAAAGCCCAATTCTGGGGTGGCCGACGCCCGCAACCTGGGCATTCGCCACAGCCGGGGCGAGTTTATTGCTCCCCTGGACGCTGACGACCTGTGGCAGCCTGAGAATCTAGAAAAGCAGGTGGGGTACTTGGTTCAGGCCGCCCTGACGGTGGCCATGACCTACGCCTGGTCCTTCAACATTGACGAGGACGACCATTTAACCGGAGGATTTCACGTCGCCTGGTGGCAGGGGGATGTGTACCTGCCCCTGACTCTGCGGAACTTTATCGCCAACGCCAGCGCCGTGGTCATCCGCCGCCGCTGCCTGGAGACCGTCGGTTTTTACGATCCGTCCCTGCGGGGGCAGCAGGCCCAGGGCTGCGAAGACCTGGAGCTGTACCTGCGCCTCGCGGCTCGGTATCAGGTGGGTCTGGTGCCTGAGTTTTTGATTGGCTATCGTCAGGTGGCGGACAGTATGTCGCGCCACCTGCAGGTGATGGAAAAGTCCCAACGCCTGGTTCTAGCCTCCATTCACCGCGAAAACCCTGAGCTGTACCAGCGCGTGAAGCGCTGGTCTATGCGCAACTGCTACGCCTACCTAGCCCACCAGAGCCACCGCAGCGATCGCTACGACGAGTCCCAGGGCTGGCTGATGCAGGCCCTCCGGACCGACGGGGCGATGACCCTGCTCAGCCACGACTTCTACGTGCTCAGTCTGATGAACAGGCTGAAGCGGCTGCGCCCAGCGGCGACGGCGGGGGCTGCCACCGTTACCCCCCGGCGTCAGCCCCCGTGGCTCAACCGGGGCACCCTGCTGGGCCTGGCGTTGCTGAAGGAAATGTTTCCGGCCCGGCTGTACGAAAGGGCTCGCCTGCGATCGCTGCGGTCTCAGACCCCCCAATCCCTGGCCCTAGCGGCAGGACAAAACGCCCCATGA
- a CDS encoding glycosyltransferase family 2 protein — MVNPNLPFRDRGKATGFPLVSVIVPAYNAERFIGRTLESVLTQTYQNFEVLVVDDGSHDHTAAIVRQYMARDGRIQLWQQPNSGVAAARNLAIAKSKGELIAPLDADDIWYPLNLEKQVECLVNSSPRVGLTYAWSIDIDAENQPTGAFRAAPIEGLVYPTLLLHDFIANASSVLIRRSCLHRVGNYNVQLRAQAGQGREDWDLYLRMAEQYEFRVVPDFLVGYRKLPDSMSRDYSSMARSNEIIWQAIREKYPNMPQILYRLSTSSFYMNLAHQSYSPEDPELALFWIKRAFQKDWLTPMLRTISYRALLSYWGQSFSPVPSLSALSQSGRSVGLQAEPWAPPLGYRGAGGRGVVAARPPQSSTLKTVAERLIHRVISSVFRNPVAWEAKPGDRRHLS; from the coding sequence ATGGTTAACCCCAATCTCCCTTTTCGTGATCGAGGCAAAGCTACGGGGTTTCCGCTGGTCTCAGTCATCGTCCCGGCCTACAATGCCGAGCGATTCATCGGTCGGACCCTGGAGTCGGTGCTGACTCAGACTTATCAAAACTTTGAGGTGCTGGTGGTCGACGACGGCTCCCACGACCACACCGCCGCCATTGTCCGGCAGTACATGGCTCGGGATGGGCGCATCCAGCTCTGGCAGCAGCCAAACTCCGGTGTGGCCGCCGCCCGCAACCTGGCGATCGCAAAGTCGAAGGGAGAGTTGATTGCCCCCCTGGATGCCGACGACATCTGGTATCCGCTCAACCTGGAAAAGCAGGTTGAGTGTCTGGTCAATAGCAGCCCCAGGGTGGGGTTGACCTACGCCTGGTCGATTGACATTGACGCGGAGAACCAGCCCACGGGTGCGTTTCGAGCGGCCCCCATTGAAGGGTTGGTCTATCCGACCCTGCTGCTCCATGACTTCATTGCCAATGCCAGTTCGGTGCTAATTCGGCGCAGTTGTCTCCATCGGGTAGGGAACTACAACGTTCAGCTGAGGGCACAGGCGGGTCAGGGCCGCGAAGACTGGGATCTCTACCTGCGCATGGCCGAACAGTACGAGTTTCGGGTCGTGCCCGATTTTTTGGTGGGGTATCGCAAGCTACCCGACAGCATGTCTCGCGACTATTCCTCCATGGCCCGATCCAACGAGATCATCTGGCAGGCGATCCGGGAAAAATATCCCAACATGCCCCAGATCCTCTACCGGCTGTCGACCAGCAGTTTCTACATGAACCTGGCCCATCAGTCCTATTCGCCGGAGGACCCGGAACTGGCGTTGTTTTGGATTAAAAGGGCCTTCCAGAAAGACTGGCTAACGCCGATGCTCAGAACGATCTCCTACAGAGCCCTGCTTAGCTACTGGGGACAGAGCTTCAGCCCTGTGCCCAGCCTCTCCGCTCTATCCCAGTCGGGTCGGAGTGTTGGCCTGCAGGCGGAGCCCTGGGCTCCACCGCTGGGGTATCGCGGCGCGGGGGGTCGTGGTGTCGTTGCGGCGCGACCGCCCCAGAGCAGCACCCTCAAAACCGTCGCCGAGCGGCTCATCCACCGGGTGATTTCGTCGGTGTTTAGAAACCCCGTTGCCTGGGAAGCCAAACCCGGTGATCGCCGTCACCTGTCCTAA
- a CDS encoding SLBB domain-containing protein — MALRQSLIGPAKLVGGVLAGLAIAIPGSVHAQSMQESILSQPRPASPGAGSMASPGSSLPLRSVGNTLPTTFSGASAYRVGVGDVIRLTIFGTEEYGGEFIILQDGTINLPRVGPVFVQGLTFSETETAVGAAVSRFIRQPIVTLSPVTLRPVRVAISGEVRRPGAYTVQRPQDDVRSNNSFDARFPTLTEAIAQAGGITADADIGEVMLRRVVGPNQKQVSTYNLWDLIQSGDLSRDVLLQGGDEIFIPTAVAITPQQASDLADANFAPDTISIFVAGEVNSPGRLQVPLNTSLNEVLLNAGGFNPRRANINTVDLVRLAPDGTAQKQQIAVDFTRNVNDANNPILRDRDVIIVDRSGLAVFGDTTNTLLSPFTSIINSIFGFRRLFE; from the coding sequence ATGGCACTACGTCAGTCACTGATTGGGCCAGCCAAACTTGTTGGGGGTGTGCTGGCCGGGCTTGCGATCGCAATACCAGGATCCGTCCACGCCCAGTCGATGCAGGAGTCAATTCTCTCTCAACCTCGCCCGGCTTCCCCGGGGGCCGGGTCGATGGCCAGTCCGGGTAGCTCGCTGCCACTGCGCTCTGTAGGCAATACTTTGCCGACAACATTTAGCGGGGCTTCGGCCTATCGAGTGGGCGTAGGAGATGTGATCAGGCTGACTATATTTGGCACCGAGGAGTACGGCGGCGAGTTCATTATTTTGCAGGACGGCACCATCAACCTGCCTCGGGTAGGCCCTGTATTTGTCCAGGGGCTCACGTTTTCTGAAACAGAAACGGCTGTGGGGGCCGCCGTTTCCCGGTTCATTCGGCAGCCCATTGTCACCCTTTCTCCCGTCACGCTAAGACCCGTGCGGGTGGCTATTTCTGGAGAAGTGCGCCGCCCTGGGGCCTACACAGTACAGCGCCCCCAGGACGACGTACGCAGCAACAATTCTTTTGATGCTCGCTTTCCGACCCTGACCGAGGCCATTGCCCAGGCGGGGGGGATTACGGCCGATGCCGATATCGGCGAAGTCATGCTGCGCCGAGTTGTGGGCCCCAACCAAAAGCAGGTAAGTACGTACAACCTTTGGGATCTGATCCAATCTGGGGATCTCAGCAGAGATGTTCTCCTTCAGGGGGGAGATGAGATCTTTATTCCCACAGCTGTGGCCATCACGCCTCAGCAGGCCAGTGACCTGGCCGATGCCAACTTTGCCCCCGATACGATCAGTATCTTTGTTGCGGGGGAGGTGAATAGTCCGGGACGGCTTCAGGTGCCCTTGAACACCTCCCTCAATGAAGTACTGCTTAATGCCGGTGGTTTCAATCCCAGGAGAGCCAACATTAACACGGTAGATCTGGTTCGACTCGCCCCCGACGGGACCGCGCAGAAACAGCAGATTGCTGTAGATTTCACTAGAAATGTAAACGATGCCAATAACCCTATCCTGCGCGATCGCGACGTGATTATTGTCGATCGCTCTGGGTTAGCGGTCTTTGGGGATACGACCAATACACTTCTCAGCCCGTTCACCAGCATCATAAACAGTATTTTTGGTTTCCGACGGTTGTTTGAGTAG
- a CDS encoding glycosyltransferase: MKIALVHDYLTQRGGAERVFELLCQRFPEADIFTSLYDPERTIDLRDRIVKTTALQAIPGASRHFRMFAPLYFPAFRLLELDDYDLVFSSTTSFAKAVRTRADALHICFCHNITRFLWDTQTYLRGYKEYQMLSPLLEPIFHQMRRLDLHYASEPDVYVANSSTVAERIQCIYNRPASFINYPIDGGQFKFSEKKSNFYLVSCRLLSYKRVDIIVEAFNWLGWPLIIMGDGPERERLEALALDNITFIGHVSDEERTRLFAQARMVIVAALEDYGLVPIEANFSGTPVVSYGAGGVLDTQIPGVTGVFFNRQTPDSVQNALLEAQTYEWDYRRIHQHAIDNFTQAAFFRKLDEFLNLTVGAPMAAELGLRCEPLAQT; this comes from the coding sequence ATGAAAATTGCGCTGGTTCATGACTACCTCACCCAGCGAGGTGGTGCCGAACGGGTGTTTGAACTGCTGTGTCAGCGGTTTCCAGAGGCCGACATTTTTACGTCCCTCTACGACCCCGAGCGCACCATTGACCTGCGCGATCGCATTGTCAAAACTACAGCCCTCCAAGCCATCCCTGGTGCCAGTCGACACTTTCGCATGTTTGCGCCGCTCTATTTTCCGGCCTTTCGGCTGCTGGAGCTAGACGACTACGACCTGGTGTTTAGCAGCACCACCAGCTTTGCCAAAGCCGTGCGCACCCGCGCAGATGCCCTGCACATCTGTTTTTGCCACAATATCACTCGCTTTTTGTGGGATACCCAGACCTACCTGCGCGGCTACAAAGAGTATCAGATGCTGTCGCCGCTGCTAGAGCCCATCTTCCACCAGATGCGGCGGCTCGATCTGCACTACGCCAGCGAGCCCGATGTCTACGTGGCCAACTCCAGCACTGTGGCAGAGCGCATTCAATGTATCTACAACCGCCCGGCCTCCTTCATCAACTACCCGATCGACGGTGGCCAATTTAAATTTTCCGAAAAGAAAAGTAATTTTTACCTCGTTTCTTGCCGGTTACTCAGCTACAAGCGCGTAGACATAATCGTTGAAGCATTCAACTGGCTGGGCTGGCCCCTGATCATCATGGGCGATGGCCCTGAGCGAGAGCGACTGGAGGCGTTGGCCCTGGACAATATCACCTTTATTGGCCATGTCAGCGACGAGGAGCGCACCCGCCTGTTTGCCCAGGCCCGCATGGTAATCGTGGCAGCTCTGGAGGATTATGGCCTGGTCCCCATCGAGGCCAACTTCAGCGGCACTCCGGTGGTGTCCTACGGAGCGGGGGGGGTGCTCGATACCCAGATACCGGGGGTGACAGGGGTCTTTTTCAACCGCCAAACCCCCGACTCGGTACAGAATGCCCTGCTCGAAGCTCAAACCTATGAGTGGGACTACCGGCGCATTCACCAGCACGCGATCGACAACTTCACCCAGGCCGCTTTCTTTCGCAAACTGGATGAGTTTCTGAACCTTACCGTTGGAGCACCCATGGCCGCTGAGCTCGGCCTCCGTTGTGAACCCTTAGCGCAGACATAA